A region of Scleropages formosus chromosome 2, fSclFor1.1, whole genome shotgun sequence DNA encodes the following proteins:
- the kdm5a gene encoding lysine-specific demethylase 5A isoform X2 — protein sequence MSAFAEFVPPPECPVFEPSWEDFSDPLGFINKIRPIAEKTGICKIRPPEDWQPPFACDVRNFRFTPRVQRLNELEALTRVKLNFLDEIAKFWELQGSWLRFPHVERKILDLYLLSKIVSEEGGFDVVCKEKRWSKVASRMGFPPGKGTGSLLRSHFERILYPYELFQSGATLTRDNKELKSLQIFGGSPKMVGLEIVPADDGFSRKQRHLKAQAFAIKMRQRKETLEVNFIDLYICLACGRGDEEDRLLLCDGCDDSYHTFCLVPPLQDVPKGDWRCPKCVAEECSKPREAFGFEQAVREYTLQSFGEMADHFKSDYFNMPVHMVPTELVEKEFWRLVSSIEEDVIVEYGADISSKDVGSGFPVRDGKRKLLPDEEEYANSGWNLNNMPVLEQSVLTHINVDISGMKVPWLYVGMCFSSFCWHIEDHWSYSINFLHWGEPKTWYGVPAHAAEKLEDVMKKLAPELFDSQPDLLHQLVTIMNPNVLMEHGVPVYRTNQCAGEFVVTFPRAYHSGFNQGYNFAEAVNFCTADWLPIGRQCVAHYRRLQRYCVFSHEELLCKMAADPESLDVELAAAVFREMGEMVEEESRLRQAVQQMGILSLEQEVFELVPDDERQCHQCKTTCFLSALTCPCNPERLVCLHHVSELCDCPVTNKCLRYRYAMDEFPAMLHGVKLRAQSYDTWAKRVTEALSADHKNKKDLIELKVLLEDAEDRKYPENNLFRHLREMVKEAETCSSVAQLLLSHKQKHRQRPESSRARSKLTLEELKAFVDQLFRLPCIISQAQQAKELLENVEDFHERAQAALADVTPDSSKLQALLDLGAGLDVELPELPRLKQELQQARWLDEVRVALGEPQRVTLELMKRLIDSGVGLAPHHAVEKAMAELQEVLTVSERWEDKARTCLQARPRHSMTTLESIVMEARNIPAYLPNVLALRDALQKAKEWTAKVEAIQNGSTYAYLEQLESLLARGRSIPVRLDPLPQVESQVASARAWRERTARTFLKKNSTYTLLQVLSPRVDIGVYGNSKSKRKRVKELLEKDRGLELEGLSDLEESLEEARDPAAVVAAFKIKEQKEIEAIHSLRAANLAKMAMADRIEEVKFCLCRKTASGFMLQCELCKDWFHGACVPLPKMGSQKKGLGWQSKEAKFLCPLCQRSRRPRLETILSLLVSLQKLPVRLPEGEALQCLTERAMSWQDRARQALATDELSSALAKLSVLSQRMVEQAAREKTEKIINAELQKAAANPDLQGHIQTFQQAGFSRSTSPRQSVEYDDEETDSDEDIRETYGYDMKDSGSMKPYLFCDEEIPVKSEEVVSHMWPATPSFCAEHAYSSASKTCTQNSTTPRKQPRKTPLVPRSLEPPVLELSPAAKAQLEELMMVGDLLEVSLDETQHIWRILQATHPPSEERFLQVMEPEEAIMEKPVKLKPRDPEKKRKRKLEKAEQHLLLATGESRPKSKELKKADGKPKRKKLKLSPDKSKELKQLAKRLAKEEKERKRKERAAVKAEAAKEVLEKKREKKVLDIPSKYDWSGAEDSNDENAVCAAKNCQRPCKDKVDWVQCDGGCDEWFHQVCVGVSCEMAENEDYICSACSRKAALGGGGAPTGKAGAEGSGQAPPPLTLHGLSATSQLHLQDSS from the exons atgtCAGCCTTTGCTGAGTTTGTGCCCCCGCCGGAGTGCCCGGTCTTTGAGCCCAGCTGGGAGGATTTTTCTGACCCTTTGGGCTTTATAAACAAGATCCGACCCATCGCCGAGAAAACGGGCATCTGCAAAATCCGCCCTCCCGAG GACTGGCAGCCACCTTTCGCTTGTGATGTTCGAAATTTCCGCTTCACTCCGcgtgtccagagactgaacgagCTGGAG GCATTGACACGGGTCAAACTGAACTTCCTGGATGAAATCGCCAAGTTCTGGGAGCTGCAGGGTTCCTGGCTGCGCTTTCCGCACGTAGAGAGGAAGATCCTGGACCTCTACCTGCTCAGCAAG ATTGTGTCCGAGGAAGGTGGCTTCGATGTGGTGTGTAAGGAGAAGCGATGGTCCAAGGTCGCCAGCCGGATGGGTTTCCCCCCGGGGAAAGGGACTGGATCACTGCTGCGCTCCCATTTCGAGAGAATCCTGTACCCCTATGAGCTCTTCCAGTCGGGGGCCACACTCACG CGAGACAACAAAGAGCTTAAGTCCCTGCAAATCTTTGGTGGCAGCCCCAAGATGGTGGGGCTGGAGATTGTGCCAGCTG ATGACGGTTTCAGCAGGAAGCAGCGTCATCTCAAGGCCCAGGCTTTCGCCATCAAGATGCGACAGCGTAAAGAAACGCTGGAGGTCAACTTT ATTGACCTGTACATCTGCTTGGCTTGCGGACGTGGGGATGAAGAAGACCGCCTCCTGCTCTGTGATGGTTGTGACGACAGCTACCACACCTTCTGCCTGGTTCCACCCCTGCAGGATGTACCCAAGGGGGACTGGCGCTGCCCTAAGTGTGTGGCAGAG GAGTGCAGTAAGCCGAGGGAGGCATTTGGATTCGAGCAGGCAGTGCGGGAGTACACACTGcagagctttggagaaatggcTGACCATTTCAAATCTGACTACTTCAACATGCCTGTCCAT ATGGTTCCCACAGAGCTGGTGGAGAAGGAGTTCTGGAGGCTGGTGAGCAGCATTGAGGAGGACGTGATTGTGGAGTATGGGGCTGACATTAGCTCTAAAGATGTAGGCAGCGGCTTCCCTGTGAGAGACGGGAAACGGAAGCTTCTACCAGATGAGGAg GAGTACGCCAACTCAGGCTGGAACCTCAACAACATGCCTGTGCTGGAGCAGTCAGTACTGACCCACATCAATGTGGACATCTCGGGCATGAAGGTGCCCTGGCTGTACGTGGGCATGTGCTTCTCCTCTTTCTGTTGGCACATTGAGGATCACTGGAGCTACTCCATCAACTTCCTCCATTG GGGCGAACCAAAAACATGGTACGGGGTTCCAGCTCATGCTGCTGAGAAACTGGAGGATGTCATGAAGAAACTGGCCCCTGAGCTTTTTGACTCTCAGCCTGACTTGTTGCACCAGTTGGTCACCATCATGAATCCTAATGTGCTGATGGAGCATGGTGTTCCG GTATACCGGACCAATCAGTGTGCAGGGGAGTTTGTGGTGACCTTTCCAAGGGCCTATCACAGCGGCTTCAACCAGGGTTATAACTTTGCTGAGGCTGTAAATTTCTGCACTGCAGACTGG TTGCCTATTGGTCGTCAGTGTGTGGCTCACTACCGTCGGCTGCAGCGCTACTGCGTCTTTTCCCACGAGGAGCTACTGTGCAAGATGGCAGCAGATCCTGAGAGTCTGGATGTGGAGCTGGCGGCTGCCGTGTTTCGGGAGATGGGCGAGATGGTGGAAGAGGAAAGCCGGCTGCGCCAGGCAGTCCAGCAGATG GGCATTCTGTCCTTGGAGCAGGAGGTATTTGAGCTGGTGCCAGATGATGAACGACAATGCCACCAGTGTAAGACCACGTGCTTCTTGTCAGCGCTCACATGCCCGTGCAACCCCGAGCGGCTTGTCTGCCTGCACCATGTGTCTGAGCTGTGCGACTGCCCTGTGACCAACAAGTGCCTCAG GTACAGATATGCTATGGATGAGTTCCCTGCCATGTTGCATGGGGTCAAGTTGAGGGCACAGTCCTATGACACCTGGGCCAAGAGGGTCACTGAGGCATTGTCTGCAGATCATAAGAACAAGAAAG ACCTGATAGAACTGAAGGTGCTGCTGGAGGATGCGGAAGACAGGAAATATCCAGAAAACAACCTGTTCCGCCACCTCAGGGAGATGGTGAAGGAGGCAGAAACATGCTCCTCTGTGGCTCAGCTGCTGCTCAGCCACAAGCAGAAGCACAG GCAGCGCCCAGAGAGCAGCCGGGCCCGCAGCAAGCTCACACTGGAGGAGCTGAAGGCCTTTGTGGATCAACTCTTCCGCCTGCCTTGCATTATCAGCCAGGCACAGCAAGCCAAA GAGCTACTAGAAAATGTGGAGGACTTCCATGAGCGGGCTCAGGCAGCTTTGGCGGATGTCACCCCCGACTCATCTAAGCTGCAGGCACTGCTGGACCTGGGCGCAGGCCTGGACGTGGAGTTGCCCGAGCTACCGCGTCTCAAGCAAGAGCTGCAGCAGGCACGCTGGTTGGACGAGGTACGGGTGGCACTGGGTGAGCCGCAACGCGTCACTCTGGAGCTCATGAAGAGGCTGATTGACTCAGGCGTAGGCCTGGCTCCCCACCATGCTGTGGAGAAGGCCATGGCTGAGCTGCAGGAGGTCCTCACGGTGTCTGAGCGTTGGGAGGACAAGGCCCGTACCTGCCTTCAGGCCAG ACCCCGGCACAGCATGACCACCTTGGAGAGCATTGTGATGGAGGCAAGGAACATCCCTGCATACCTGCCCAATGTACTGGCACTAAGGGATGCCTTGCAGAAAGCCAAGGAGTGGACAGCCAAGGTGGAGGCCATCCAG AATGGCAGTACCTACGCCTACTTGGAGCAGCTTGAGAGTCTGCTGGCCCGAGGGCGATCTATCCCTGTGCGTCTGGACCCCCTGCCCCAGGTTGAGTCCCAAGTGGCTTCTGCTCGTGCCTGGCGGGAGAGGACAGCTCGCACCTTCCTCAAAAAGAACTCCACCTATACCTTGCTACAG GTTCTGAGTCCCCGCGTGGACATTGGCGTATATGGCAACAGCAAGAGCAAGCGAAAGCGAGTGAAGGAGTTGTTGGAAAAAGACCGTGGTCTGGAGCTGGAAGGGCTGAGTGACCTGGAAGAGAGCCTGGAGGAGGCTCGTGACCCAGCAGCAGTG GTGGCAGCCTTCAAGATCAAGGAGCAAAAAGAGATTGAGGCCATCCACTCATTGCGAGCAGCCAACTTGGCCAAGATGGCTATGGCAGATCGAATCGAGGAGGTCAAGTTCTGCCTGTGTCGCAAGACGGCCAGTGGTTTTATGCTTCAGTGCGAGTTGTGCAAAGACTGGTTTCATGGCGCCTGTGTGCCGCTGCCTAAGATGGGCTCCCAAAAGAAGGGCCTTGGCTGGCAAAGCAAGGAAGCCAAGTTCCTTTGTCCGCTGTGCCAGCGTTCACGCCGGCCACGCCTCGAGACCATCCTGTCGCTGCTGGTGTCTCTGCAGAAGCTGCCAGTGAGGTTACCGGAGGGCGAGGCATTGCAGTGCCTCACAGAGAGGGCCATGAGTTGGCAGGATCGCGCACGTCAGGCGCTGGCCACCGATGAGCTGTCGTCTGCCCTGGCCAAGCTGTCGGTGCTGAGCCAGCGCATGGTAGAGCAGGCAGCTCGTGAGAAAACGGAGAAGATCATCAATGCTGAGCTGCAGAAGGCAGCTGCCAACCCTGACCTACAG GGCCACATTCAGACCTTCCAGCAGGCTGGGTTTAGCAGGTCCACCTCGCCCCGGCAGTCTGTGGAGTACGATGACGAGGAGACTGACTCTGATGAGGATATCCGGGAGACATATGGCTATGACATGAAG GACTCTGGTAGCATGAAGCCATACCTTTTTTGCGATGAAGAAATCCCGGTTAAATCAGAAGAAGTTGTCAGTCACATGTGGCCTGCCACACCCTCGTTTTGTGCAGAGCATGCCTATTCTTCTGCTTCAAAGACCTGCACTCAAA ACTCAACCACTCCCCGGAAGCAGCCGCGAAAGACACCCCTCGTGCCCCGCAGCCTGGAGCCACCAGTGCTGGAGCTGTCCCCTGCGGCCAAGGCCCAGCTGGAGGAGCTAATGATGGTGGGCGACCTGCTGGAAGTGTCCCTGGATGAAACCCAGCACATCTGGAGAATCCTGCAGGCGACCCACCCCCCCTCAGAGGAGCGCTTCCTGCAGGTCATGGAG CCTGAGGAGGCAATCATGGAGAAACCAGTGAAGCTGAAACCTAGGGATCCTGAGAAGAAGCGCAAGCGGAAGTTGGAGAAGGCAGAGCAGCATCTGCTGCTAGCAACGGGTGAGTCGCGGCCTAAGTCCAAGGAGCTGAAAAAGGCTGATGGCAAACCCAAGAGGAAGAAGCTGAAGCTCAGCCCAGATAAGTCAAAAGAGCTGAAGCAGCTGGCCAAGCGATTGgccaaggaggagaaggagagaaagcGCAAGGAGAGGGCGGCTGTCAAAGCGGAGGCTGCCAAGGAAGTGCTGGAGaagaagagggagaagaaaGTGCTGGACATCCCCTCCAAGTATGACTGGTCAGGCGCTGAGGACTCCAATGATGAGAATGCGGTGTGCGCAGCCAAGAACTGCCAGCGGCCATGCAAGGACAAG
- the kdm5a gene encoding lysine-specific demethylase 5A isoform X1, translating to MSAFAEFVPPPECPVFEPSWEDFSDPLGFINKIRPIAEKTGICKIRPPEDWQPPFACDVRNFRFTPRVQRLNELEALTRVKLNFLDEIAKFWELQGSWLRFPHVERKILDLYLLSKIVSEEGGFDVVCKEKRWSKVASRMGFPPGKGTGSLLRSHFERILYPYELFQSGATLTGIHKLYEEGEDGEEVDEAVERDGRREEEEEEVGQEVDAEAEGEDSLCDKTQSKDRPQPERRSRRLKSAERDNKELKSLQIFGGSPKMVGLEIVPADDGFSRKQRHLKAQAFAIKMRQRKETLEVNFIDLYICLACGRGDEEDRLLLCDGCDDSYHTFCLVPPLQDVPKGDWRCPKCVAEECSKPREAFGFEQAVREYTLQSFGEMADHFKSDYFNMPVHMVPTELVEKEFWRLVSSIEEDVIVEYGADISSKDVGSGFPVRDGKRKLLPDEEEYANSGWNLNNMPVLEQSVLTHINVDISGMKVPWLYVGMCFSSFCWHIEDHWSYSINFLHWGEPKTWYGVPAHAAEKLEDVMKKLAPELFDSQPDLLHQLVTIMNPNVLMEHGVPVYRTNQCAGEFVVTFPRAYHSGFNQGYNFAEAVNFCTADWLPIGRQCVAHYRRLQRYCVFSHEELLCKMAADPESLDVELAAAVFREMGEMVEEESRLRQAVQQMGILSLEQEVFELVPDDERQCHQCKTTCFLSALTCPCNPERLVCLHHVSELCDCPVTNKCLRYRYAMDEFPAMLHGVKLRAQSYDTWAKRVTEALSADHKNKKDLIELKVLLEDAEDRKYPENNLFRHLREMVKEAETCSSVAQLLLSHKQKHRQRPESSRARSKLTLEELKAFVDQLFRLPCIISQAQQAKELLENVEDFHERAQAALADVTPDSSKLQALLDLGAGLDVELPELPRLKQELQQARWLDEVRVALGEPQRVTLELMKRLIDSGVGLAPHHAVEKAMAELQEVLTVSERWEDKARTCLQARPRHSMTTLESIVMEARNIPAYLPNVLALRDALQKAKEWTAKVEAIQNGSTYAYLEQLESLLARGRSIPVRLDPLPQVESQVASARAWRERTARTFLKKNSTYTLLQVLSPRVDIGVYGNSKSKRKRVKELLEKDRGLELEGLSDLEESLEEARDPAAVVAAFKIKEQKEIEAIHSLRAANLAKMAMADRIEEVKFCLCRKTASGFMLQCELCKDWFHGACVPLPKMGSQKKGLGWQSKEAKFLCPLCQRSRRPRLETILSLLVSLQKLPVRLPEGEALQCLTERAMSWQDRARQALATDELSSALAKLSVLSQRMVEQAAREKTEKIINAELQKAAANPDLQGHIQTFQQAGFSRSTSPRQSVEYDDEETDSDEDIRETYGYDMKDSGSMKPYLFCDEEIPVKSEEVVSHMWPATPSFCAEHAYSSASKTCTQNSTTPRKQPRKTPLVPRSLEPPVLELSPAAKAQLEELMMVGDLLEVSLDETQHIWRILQATHPPSEERFLQVMEPEEAIMEKPVKLKPRDPEKKRKRKLEKAEQHLLLATGESRPKSKELKKADGKPKRKKLKLSPDKSKELKQLAKRLAKEEKERKRKERAAVKAEAAKEVLEKKREKKVLDIPSKYDWSGAEDSNDENAVCAAKNCQRPCKDKVDWVQCDGGCDEWFHQVCVGVSCEMAENEDYICSACSRKAALGGGGAPTGKAGAEGSGQAPPPLTLHGLSATSQLHLQDSS from the exons atgtCAGCCTTTGCTGAGTTTGTGCCCCCGCCGGAGTGCCCGGTCTTTGAGCCCAGCTGGGAGGATTTTTCTGACCCTTTGGGCTTTATAAACAAGATCCGACCCATCGCCGAGAAAACGGGCATCTGCAAAATCCGCCCTCCCGAG GACTGGCAGCCACCTTTCGCTTGTGATGTTCGAAATTTCCGCTTCACTCCGcgtgtccagagactgaacgagCTGGAG GCATTGACACGGGTCAAACTGAACTTCCTGGATGAAATCGCCAAGTTCTGGGAGCTGCAGGGTTCCTGGCTGCGCTTTCCGCACGTAGAGAGGAAGATCCTGGACCTCTACCTGCTCAGCAAG ATTGTGTCCGAGGAAGGTGGCTTCGATGTGGTGTGTAAGGAGAAGCGATGGTCCAAGGTCGCCAGCCGGATGGGTTTCCCCCCGGGGAAAGGGACTGGATCACTGCTGCGCTCCCATTTCGAGAGAATCCTGTACCCCTATGAGCTCTTCCAGTCGGGGGCCACACTCACG GGCATCCACAAGTTGTACGAGGAGGGGGAGGACGGAGAGGAGGTCGATGAGGCTGTGGAGAGGGATGGCagaagggaggaggaagaggaagaggtggGCCAAGAGGTGGATGCTGAGGCTGAGGGAGAGGACAGTCTGTGCGACAAAACACAGAGTAAGGATCGTCCTCAGCCGGAGAGGCGGTCCCGCCGGCTCAAGTCTGCGGAG CGAGACAACAAAGAGCTTAAGTCCCTGCAAATCTTTGGTGGCAGCCCCAAGATGGTGGGGCTGGAGATTGTGCCAGCTG ATGACGGTTTCAGCAGGAAGCAGCGTCATCTCAAGGCCCAGGCTTTCGCCATCAAGATGCGACAGCGTAAAGAAACGCTGGAGGTCAACTTT ATTGACCTGTACATCTGCTTGGCTTGCGGACGTGGGGATGAAGAAGACCGCCTCCTGCTCTGTGATGGTTGTGACGACAGCTACCACACCTTCTGCCTGGTTCCACCCCTGCAGGATGTACCCAAGGGGGACTGGCGCTGCCCTAAGTGTGTGGCAGAG GAGTGCAGTAAGCCGAGGGAGGCATTTGGATTCGAGCAGGCAGTGCGGGAGTACACACTGcagagctttggagaaatggcTGACCATTTCAAATCTGACTACTTCAACATGCCTGTCCAT ATGGTTCCCACAGAGCTGGTGGAGAAGGAGTTCTGGAGGCTGGTGAGCAGCATTGAGGAGGACGTGATTGTGGAGTATGGGGCTGACATTAGCTCTAAAGATGTAGGCAGCGGCTTCCCTGTGAGAGACGGGAAACGGAAGCTTCTACCAGATGAGGAg GAGTACGCCAACTCAGGCTGGAACCTCAACAACATGCCTGTGCTGGAGCAGTCAGTACTGACCCACATCAATGTGGACATCTCGGGCATGAAGGTGCCCTGGCTGTACGTGGGCATGTGCTTCTCCTCTTTCTGTTGGCACATTGAGGATCACTGGAGCTACTCCATCAACTTCCTCCATTG GGGCGAACCAAAAACATGGTACGGGGTTCCAGCTCATGCTGCTGAGAAACTGGAGGATGTCATGAAGAAACTGGCCCCTGAGCTTTTTGACTCTCAGCCTGACTTGTTGCACCAGTTGGTCACCATCATGAATCCTAATGTGCTGATGGAGCATGGTGTTCCG GTATACCGGACCAATCAGTGTGCAGGGGAGTTTGTGGTGACCTTTCCAAGGGCCTATCACAGCGGCTTCAACCAGGGTTATAACTTTGCTGAGGCTGTAAATTTCTGCACTGCAGACTGG TTGCCTATTGGTCGTCAGTGTGTGGCTCACTACCGTCGGCTGCAGCGCTACTGCGTCTTTTCCCACGAGGAGCTACTGTGCAAGATGGCAGCAGATCCTGAGAGTCTGGATGTGGAGCTGGCGGCTGCCGTGTTTCGGGAGATGGGCGAGATGGTGGAAGAGGAAAGCCGGCTGCGCCAGGCAGTCCAGCAGATG GGCATTCTGTCCTTGGAGCAGGAGGTATTTGAGCTGGTGCCAGATGATGAACGACAATGCCACCAGTGTAAGACCACGTGCTTCTTGTCAGCGCTCACATGCCCGTGCAACCCCGAGCGGCTTGTCTGCCTGCACCATGTGTCTGAGCTGTGCGACTGCCCTGTGACCAACAAGTGCCTCAG GTACAGATATGCTATGGATGAGTTCCCTGCCATGTTGCATGGGGTCAAGTTGAGGGCACAGTCCTATGACACCTGGGCCAAGAGGGTCACTGAGGCATTGTCTGCAGATCATAAGAACAAGAAAG ACCTGATAGAACTGAAGGTGCTGCTGGAGGATGCGGAAGACAGGAAATATCCAGAAAACAACCTGTTCCGCCACCTCAGGGAGATGGTGAAGGAGGCAGAAACATGCTCCTCTGTGGCTCAGCTGCTGCTCAGCCACAAGCAGAAGCACAG GCAGCGCCCAGAGAGCAGCCGGGCCCGCAGCAAGCTCACACTGGAGGAGCTGAAGGCCTTTGTGGATCAACTCTTCCGCCTGCCTTGCATTATCAGCCAGGCACAGCAAGCCAAA GAGCTACTAGAAAATGTGGAGGACTTCCATGAGCGGGCTCAGGCAGCTTTGGCGGATGTCACCCCCGACTCATCTAAGCTGCAGGCACTGCTGGACCTGGGCGCAGGCCTGGACGTGGAGTTGCCCGAGCTACCGCGTCTCAAGCAAGAGCTGCAGCAGGCACGCTGGTTGGACGAGGTACGGGTGGCACTGGGTGAGCCGCAACGCGTCACTCTGGAGCTCATGAAGAGGCTGATTGACTCAGGCGTAGGCCTGGCTCCCCACCATGCTGTGGAGAAGGCCATGGCTGAGCTGCAGGAGGTCCTCACGGTGTCTGAGCGTTGGGAGGACAAGGCCCGTACCTGCCTTCAGGCCAG ACCCCGGCACAGCATGACCACCTTGGAGAGCATTGTGATGGAGGCAAGGAACATCCCTGCATACCTGCCCAATGTACTGGCACTAAGGGATGCCTTGCAGAAAGCCAAGGAGTGGACAGCCAAGGTGGAGGCCATCCAG AATGGCAGTACCTACGCCTACTTGGAGCAGCTTGAGAGTCTGCTGGCCCGAGGGCGATCTATCCCTGTGCGTCTGGACCCCCTGCCCCAGGTTGAGTCCCAAGTGGCTTCTGCTCGTGCCTGGCGGGAGAGGACAGCTCGCACCTTCCTCAAAAAGAACTCCACCTATACCTTGCTACAG GTTCTGAGTCCCCGCGTGGACATTGGCGTATATGGCAACAGCAAGAGCAAGCGAAAGCGAGTGAAGGAGTTGTTGGAAAAAGACCGTGGTCTGGAGCTGGAAGGGCTGAGTGACCTGGAAGAGAGCCTGGAGGAGGCTCGTGACCCAGCAGCAGTG GTGGCAGCCTTCAAGATCAAGGAGCAAAAAGAGATTGAGGCCATCCACTCATTGCGAGCAGCCAACTTGGCCAAGATGGCTATGGCAGATCGAATCGAGGAGGTCAAGTTCTGCCTGTGTCGCAAGACGGCCAGTGGTTTTATGCTTCAGTGCGAGTTGTGCAAAGACTGGTTTCATGGCGCCTGTGTGCCGCTGCCTAAGATGGGCTCCCAAAAGAAGGGCCTTGGCTGGCAAAGCAAGGAAGCCAAGTTCCTTTGTCCGCTGTGCCAGCGTTCACGCCGGCCACGCCTCGAGACCATCCTGTCGCTGCTGGTGTCTCTGCAGAAGCTGCCAGTGAGGTTACCGGAGGGCGAGGCATTGCAGTGCCTCACAGAGAGGGCCATGAGTTGGCAGGATCGCGCACGTCAGGCGCTGGCCACCGATGAGCTGTCGTCTGCCCTGGCCAAGCTGTCGGTGCTGAGCCAGCGCATGGTAGAGCAGGCAGCTCGTGAGAAAACGGAGAAGATCATCAATGCTGAGCTGCAGAAGGCAGCTGCCAACCCTGACCTACAG GGCCACATTCAGACCTTCCAGCAGGCTGGGTTTAGCAGGTCCACCTCGCCCCGGCAGTCTGTGGAGTACGATGACGAGGAGACTGACTCTGATGAGGATATCCGGGAGACATATGGCTATGACATGAAG GACTCTGGTAGCATGAAGCCATACCTTTTTTGCGATGAAGAAATCCCGGTTAAATCAGAAGAAGTTGTCAGTCACATGTGGCCTGCCACACCCTCGTTTTGTGCAGAGCATGCCTATTCTTCTGCTTCAAAGACCTGCACTCAAA ACTCAACCACTCCCCGGAAGCAGCCGCGAAAGACACCCCTCGTGCCCCGCAGCCTGGAGCCACCAGTGCTGGAGCTGTCCCCTGCGGCCAAGGCCCAGCTGGAGGAGCTAATGATGGTGGGCGACCTGCTGGAAGTGTCCCTGGATGAAACCCAGCACATCTGGAGAATCCTGCAGGCGACCCACCCCCCCTCAGAGGAGCGCTTCCTGCAGGTCATGGAG CCTGAGGAGGCAATCATGGAGAAACCAGTGAAGCTGAAACCTAGGGATCCTGAGAAGAAGCGCAAGCGGAAGTTGGAGAAGGCAGAGCAGCATCTGCTGCTAGCAACGGGTGAGTCGCGGCCTAAGTCCAAGGAGCTGAAAAAGGCTGATGGCAAACCCAAGAGGAAGAAGCTGAAGCTCAGCCCAGATAAGTCAAAAGAGCTGAAGCAGCTGGCCAAGCGATTGgccaaggaggagaaggagagaaagcGCAAGGAGAGGGCGGCTGTCAAAGCGGAGGCTGCCAAGGAAGTGCTGGAGaagaagagggagaagaaaGTGCTGGACATCCCCTCCAAGTATGACTGGTCAGGCGCTGAGGACTCCAATGATGAGAATGCGGTGTGCGCAGCCAAGAACTGCCAGCGGCCATGCAAGGACAAG